Sequence from the uncultured Draconibacterium sp. genome:
ACCATTCTTACGGCTCTTGGCAGAGGGCGTGAGCCACTTCCACTTGAAAAAGGTGAAGACGGAATTTGGTCGGTAACGGTGGGGCCTTTCGAACCCGATATGTATGCTTATCATTTTAACGTTGATGGCATGCAGATTTGTGACCCGAGCAACACAATTGCTGCTTTTACGGCCATGCCGCCTTACAGTCAGTTGATAGTGCACGGCGACGGCCCGGCGTATTACGATGCCAAAAACGTACCTCACGGAAATGTAACACGTCACATTTATCATTCGGATGTTACCAATGGTGAACGCGAAATGTATGTGTACACACCACCGGGTTACGATGCTTCAAAAGAATATCCGGTACTTTACCTTGTGGGCGGTAGCGGCGAATTACCATCGAACTGGATTTACGACGGCCGCGCGAACCTCATTCTGGATAATTTACTGGCCGAGGGGAAAGCGAAACCGATGATTATCGCTATTCCAAACAACCAGGTAATTCACCGGAACCATCCACAGCACGCAGAACTTACTTTCGATATTTTTGAAAAAGAACTGCGTAACCATGTTATTCCATTGGTTGATGCAAGTTACAGCACCATTCAAAATCCAAAAGGACGCGCTATTTCCGGTTTGTCGATGGGTGGACGACACAGTATGTTTATTGGCTTCCGTTCGCTCGATTTATTTGCGAATTTTGGAATTTTAAGTGCCGGAGATGTAACCGCAGAAACTACGCTTTCACAATTTCTGAATGATCCGAAGGTAAACGACAAAGTAGATTACCTTTTTATCGGACAGGGTACTGAAGAAGCCAAAGGATTTTTTAGCCGACGAGTTGATGGATTGTGTAAGGCACTTGACAATCACAACATCGAATACGATTATTATGTGGGCGGTAGTGGCGGTCATGTTTGGTCAACCTGGCGGCACTTACTGTATTACCGGTTTCTGCCAAATCTTTGGAAATAACAAACAAAAATAGTAAGCGTCAATGTAGTTTAGATTCATTGATAAAAGACCCTTCGACTTCGCTCAGGGTGACGGTCAGACTGAGCGTAGTCGAAGTCTGATTGTACAAACTAAAAGACTGAAATTTAATAGCTATCAATAATGAAAAAAACATTCTATTTAATTGCAATCGCAATCATCGTTATTATGAATGCTTGTTCTCAACTTCCGCCCGAGCAGGTAAAAGTTGAACAGGGAATTGTAGAAGGAACCATTGAGGATGGGCTTCGGGTTTTTAAAGGAGTGCCGTTTGCTGCGCCTCCGGTAGGCGATTTGCGCTGGAAAGCACCGCAACCTGCTGAAAAGTGGGAAGGAGTAAAAGAAACCAAAGAATTTGGACCTTCACCAATGCAGGGAGGAAATCCTCCGGCTGGAAAAAGCGAAGACTGTCTGTACCTGAATATCTGGACTCCGGCAATGACGGCCGACGAAAAATTACCTGTTTTGGTTTGGATTTACGGCGGTGGTTTTAGTGGCGGAGCAACTTCGTATTACGATGGTGCTATACTGGCTAACGAGGGAGTAATTTTGGTAAGTGTTGCTTACCGTGTAAATCAATTTGGCTTTTTGGCGCACCCCGAACTGAGTGCTGAAAGCCCGAATCACGTTTCAGGAAACTACGGTATTCTCGACCAGATTGCGGGTTTACAATGGATACAGGATAATATTGCTGCTTTTGGTGGCGATCCTTCCAAGGTGACTATTTTTGGCGAATCGGCCGGAGGTATTTCTGTAAGTATGTTGTGTGCATCGCCTTTGGCAAAAGGTCTGTTTAGTGGCGCTATTTCGCAAAGTGGCGGTTCGTTTGGCCCAACCCGTCCTTCAACCATGCCGGGCGAAAATATGAAAACACTCGAAAAGGCAGAAGCTGATGGCGTGGAGTACATGCAAAATGCAGGTGTTTCCAGTCTGGCTGAACTTCGTGCTTTGGATGCCGACGAAGTGCCAAGTGGTTTTGGCATGGCCGGAGGATGGCCAGTTGTTGATGGTTATGTAATTCCCGACGATCAGTATAAACTTTACGAAGAAGGAAAATACAACGATGTGCCTGTGCTTATTGGGTACAATTCGGATGAGGGAGCAAGTTTCTCGCGCGAAAAAGAACCTGAACAATATTATGCCGGTGTAAGAGCACGATACGGTAAATTTGCCGACAAGCTGATTGAAGCTTATCCTGCGGGAGAAAACACGGTTCCTAAAACCGCACGCGACCTTTCACGCGATGCCGCTTTTGGCTGGCATACCTGGAGTTGGGCACGTTTGCAATCGGAAACCGGACAATCAGATGTGTATCTGTACTATTTCGATCAGCATCCCGATTATCCCGAAGATTCACCACGATACGGATATGGTTCGCCACACGGACAGGATGTAGCTTTTGTTTTTGGACTGAATCCGGAAGATCAACATGAGAATGAGTCAGATTTGGCACTTTCGGAAGTAATGGTTGACTACTGGACCAACTTTGCAAAATATGGTAACCCAAATGGTGAAGGAGTTCCTGAATGGCCGGTTTTCAGTAACGAAAATCCCGATGTGATGTACTTAAAAGGGGCAACCCCTTTTGTGGGAGAGGTTCCAAGCGCAGCGTCGTTAGAGGTGCTTAACGAGTATTTCGAATGGCGACGTTCGCCCGAAGGCAAAGAATGGGTAAATAGCCTTGAATAATGAAAAATTTAATACAAAGGTCATTGGTAAAATTATTGCCGGTGGCCTTACTTTTTCTATTGGTAACATCGTTTGGCAGCCTTTGGGCGCAGGAAGACATTGATGTTGGCGAAACCGGTTGGGCGGTTAAACGACCGGTAATGGCCTCGGCCTGTGCCAATGGTTGTCCCTGGGGAGAGCTGGGCGATTACGCACGAGATGCCATGGAACCGCTTGGGTATTCTGTAATTCTTTGCCGCAATTGTAACCGCACTTACGGGCCGCGGTTGGTATCAGAAAACGATTATCCACCTCCGCTTGACGAGGTTAATTTGGAAGACGGAGTAAATGTACGCGTTGATGCACCTGTTGATTTTGGTGTTACATCAAGTGCCATGCTAAGTGCTGCCTGTCACGGGAAGCTGGCGGGGAAAGGACCGTTTAAAAACCTGCGGCTGGTTGCCAAAATCGAGGATCCGTTCTACTTTCTGATTGCTGTAAAAAAGGATTCAGGAATTAAAAGTTTCGACCAAATAAAAAAACAGCAAATGCCTGTGCGCATAATGGGAACCGATGGAAACATGAAGGCGGTTTTAGACTTTTATGGAATTAGTCCAGACGACATTAAAGCATGGGGTGGTAAATATGGCGTTTCGCTTGGCGAGGCGAAAGATGGTGATTTTGATATTATCTCTGGTTTCCTTGCCAGTCCGGCTATGAATCCTGAATCATCATACTGGACAAGTATCAGTCAGAAATATGATTTGCATTTTCTGGAATTGCCCGATGAATTGCTTCAAACAATCGTTGACAAGAATGTTGATGCCGAGCTGGTGGATGCACAACAGTGTTTGTTAAACGGACTCGATAGAAGGATAAAAACAGTTGGTCGTTCCGGCGAAGCTTTTTTTATTCGCGATGACGCCCCGGAGCAGGCTGCTTACGATTTGGCCAAAGCAATTGATGAAAATAGCGGTCAGTTGAAATGGTTTATCCGCATTTATACCTACGACCCAAATACCGTTTGGCAAAACTTTGGCGTTCCCTTGCATCCGGGCGCAGAAAGGTATTACAGAGAAGTTGGCTACCTCAAATAATTTAATAGTTCAATCATTATTTTAAGACAAAACATAGTATTATGAAAAGAAAGTATCAACTGGTATTTACCATTATTTTTTCAGCATTAGCTTTTTTAGGAGCTAATGCACAAGAACCTGCTTCACGAATTGTTGAAGACGGGGGAACCGGCGAATACAAAGCCATTATGATTTCGGAGCCTTCGTTGGCCACACACACCGTTTTCAGGCCTCAGGATTTGAGCGCTTTTGGGAAGAAGGACAAATTGCCCGTTATTGCCTGGGGAAACGGCGCTTGTGCCAACTCGCCATGGGAACATGTTAATTTTCTGAACGAAGTAGCATCGCACGGATTTTTGGTGATTGCCATTGGACCTATGCCTGCAGAAGGCGAACAAGGACGTGGCCGTTCGCAATCGTCGCAGTTAGCCGATGCCATTGATTGGGCCATCGCGCAAAACAGCGACAAAAACAGTCCGTATTACAAAAAAGTAGATGTAGAAAATATTGCGGTAAGCGGAATGTCATGCGGTGGATTACAAACCCTTGAAATGGCACCCGATCCACGTGTAACTACAGTGGTGGTTTGTAACAGTGGTGTTTTACCAACTCCAAACGGAGGAATGCCGGGAATGCCGGCTCTGGAAAAAGAAGATCTGAAAAAGTTACATACACCTACGCTCTACCTTTTGGGTGGCGAAACAGATATTGCTTACAATAACGGCATGGACGACTACAAACGCATCAACCATGTTCCTGTATTTGTGGCAAATTTAGATGTGGGCCATGGCGGAACATATCGTGAACCGCACGGAGGCGAATTTGCAAAAGTGGCAACGGCCTGGTACCAGTGGCAAATGAAAGACGACAAGGACGCATCGAAAATGTTTGTTGGCGACGACTGCGGTTTGTGTAACGATGATGAATGGGAATTTGAATCGAAAAATTAGAACTTAAACGGGGGCCTGAATGTAATACGAAACAGATTCGGAAGCGGTTTGTAGCGTATTACATTCTGAGGCTTTTTTTATTCAAAGATTTGATGAAAGTCTTGCTGGCTGGGGCTAATCGTAACGCGATTTTGGAATAATATCTAAAATTAGAATTAGATTATCTAAAATAGAATATGGAATCATTGATTTAGGTTTAATTTAGTTTTTGAAATAATCGTTTGATTCCGGATTCATTTTAAATGGAAAATGCAGGCGGTTGCAGAGAGAAATACAGATAACTAAATCAATTATTACTAATTCTTATTTAAATGGTGAAGAATTATATTCTGGCAATATTTTTTGTTCTTATTATTGGCCCAGTATCAGCTCAACAAAATCAAATAACAAGTCCTGACGGGAAACTTGTTGTTTCAGTGAAAATTAATAATGGAGTACCTGTTTACAGCGTTGTGT
This genomic interval carries:
- a CDS encoding carboxylesterase family protein, whose protein sequence is MKKTFYLIAIAIIVIMNACSQLPPEQVKVEQGIVEGTIEDGLRVFKGVPFAAPPVGDLRWKAPQPAEKWEGVKETKEFGPSPMQGGNPPAGKSEDCLYLNIWTPAMTADEKLPVLVWIYGGGFSGGATSYYDGAILANEGVILVSVAYRVNQFGFLAHPELSAESPNHVSGNYGILDQIAGLQWIQDNIAAFGGDPSKVTIFGESAGGISVSMLCASPLAKGLFSGAISQSGGSFGPTRPSTMPGENMKTLEKAEADGVEYMQNAGVSSLAELRALDADEVPSGFGMAGGWPVVDGYVIPDDQYKLYEEGKYNDVPVLIGYNSDEGASFSREKEPEQYYAGVRARYGKFADKLIEAYPAGENTVPKTARDLSRDAAFGWHTWSWARLQSETGQSDVYLYYFDQHPDYPEDSPRYGYGSPHGQDVAFVFGLNPEDQHENESDLALSEVMVDYWTNFAKYGNPNGEGVPEWPVFSNENPDVMYLKGATPFVGEVPSAASLEVLNEYFEWRRSPEGKEWVNSLE
- a CDS encoding alpha/beta hydrolase-fold protein translates to MKRTKHLLLVFITALFVCPILSQAQQANVNLDYNPQKDTEGLIPFSAPLNSPEVHDDHTVTFRLKAPEAKVVTITDGTILTALGRGREPLPLEKGEDGIWSVTVGPFEPDMYAYHFNVDGMQICDPSNTIAAFTAMPPYSQLIVHGDGPAYYDAKNVPHGNVTRHIYHSDVTNGEREMYVYTPPGYDASKEYPVLYLVGGSGELPSNWIYDGRANLILDNLLAEGKAKPMIIAIPNNQVIHRNHPQHAELTFDIFEKELRNHVIPLVDASYSTIQNPKGRAISGLSMGGRHSMFIGFRSLDLFANFGILSAGDVTAETTLSQFLNDPKVNDKVDYLFIGQGTEEAKGFFSRRVDGLCKALDNHNIEYDYYVGGSGGHVWSTWRHLLYYRFLPNLWK
- a CDS encoding TAXI family TRAP transporter solute-binding subunit; this encodes MKNLIQRSLVKLLPVALLFLLVTSFGSLWAQEDIDVGETGWAVKRPVMASACANGCPWGELGDYARDAMEPLGYSVILCRNCNRTYGPRLVSENDYPPPLDEVNLEDGVNVRVDAPVDFGVTSSAMLSAACHGKLAGKGPFKNLRLVAKIEDPFYFLIAVKKDSGIKSFDQIKKQQMPVRIMGTDGNMKAVLDFYGISPDDIKAWGGKYGVSLGEAKDGDFDIISGFLASPAMNPESSYWTSISQKYDLHFLELPDELLQTIVDKNVDAELVDAQQCLLNGLDRRIKTVGRSGEAFFIRDDAPEQAAYDLAKAIDENSGQLKWFIRIYTYDPNTVWQNFGVPLHPGAERYYREVGYLK